Proteins found in one Silene latifolia isolate original U9 population unplaced genomic scaffold, ASM4854445v1 scaffold_20.1, whole genome shotgun sequence genomic segment:
- the LOC141638371 gene encoding tyrosine--tRNA ligase 2, cytoplasmic-like, producing MAEQLIPIQEVKSLSIDETPKSGMTLEERLKIIRSIGEECIGEDELKDLLANKDEPICFDAFQPSGRMHIALGVMKMINVNKLTSAGCRVKMMIADLPAFLNNKMGGDPKKIEIVGKYFIEIWKSLGMDFLGKVEFLWSSEEIYSHVNEYWPLVLDIARTNKLPRLTNCCQVEQDEISGAQIMCPCMQCADIFFLKADICQQGMDQREVNILAREYCDGTEGKNKPIILSHHMLPGLQQGQGKMSNSEASSAIFMDDDQAEVNVKIKKAYCPPKVVEGNPCLEYLKYIVFPWFKEFSVERKAEFGGAKTYNNYEELVVDYEGEALHPGDVKPALSKALNKILQPVRDHFASDSNAKELLKKVKTFSRTTSTKVDKKKTKEQQTPADNKKPLAVNDTPQSSSEVALEERFQIIRTVGEECIQEDELRNLLAHKDEPICYDGFEPSGRMHIAQGVMKTINVNRLTSAGCKVRVWIADWFAFLNNKMGGDLEKIEVVGNYFIEIWKASGMDLSRGKVELLWSSEEINSRSREYWPIVMDIARKNKLPRLTRCCQIMGRTEQDELSGAQILYPCMQCADIFFLKADICQLGMDQRKVNVLAREYCDDIKRKNKPIILSHHMLPGLQQGQAKMSKSDASSAIFMEDEADVVNHKIEMAYCPPKVVDGNPCLEYLKYIVFPKLKEFTVVSSAEDGRAKTYQTYEDFVVDYEAEALRPDDVKPALSKALNIILQPVRDHFSSGAPRDLLERVKSYRVTR from the exons ATGGCAGAACAGCTAATCCCAATTCAGGAAGTCAAGTCTCTCTCCATCGATGAAACTCCCAAATCTgg GATGACATTAGAGGAGAGACTTAAGATCATTAGAAGCATTGGCGAAGAATGTATTGGAGAAGATGAGCTCAAAGATCTTCTTGCTAATAAAGATGAACCCATTTGTTTTGATGCCTTTCAACCTTCTGGTCGTATGCATATTGCTCTG GGAGTTATGAAGATGATAAATGTGAACAAGCTAACATCTGCGGGCTGTAGAGTGAAAATGATGATTGCAGATTTGCCGGCATTCCTAAATAACAAAATGGGAGGTGATCCAAAGAAAATTGAAATTGTGGGGAAATATTTTATCGAAATATGGAAATCTTTAGGAATGGATTTCTTAGGCAAAGTTGAGTTTTTGTGGTCGTCGGAGGAAATCTATTCGCATGTGAATGAGTACTGGCCTTTGGTTTTAGATATAGCTCGAACGAACAAGCTCCCAAGGCTGACTAA TTGCTGTCAAGTTGAACAAGATGAGATATCTGGAGCCCAAATTATGTGTCCTTGCATGCAGTGTGCTGATATCTTTTTCCTGAAG GCGGACATTTGCCAGCAGGGTATGGACCAGCGCGAAGTCAACATTCTCGCTCGAGAATACTGTGATGGCACGGAAGGAAAGAACAAGCCTATTATATTGTCACACC ACATGCTTCCAGGCTTGCAACAAGGGCAAGGAAAGATGTCAAATTCTGAAGCATCATCTGCAATATTCATGGACGACGATCAG GCTGAAGTTAATGTGAAAATTAAAAAGGCTTATTGCCCTCCAAAGGTAGTTGAAGGAAATCCTTGTCTGGAATACCTGAAATACATTGTGTTCCCATGGTTCAAGGAGTTCTCTGTTGAACGCAAAGCTGAATTTGGTGGAGCTAA AACTTACAACAATTACGAAGAATTGGTAGTTGACTATGAAGGAGAGGCGCTTCATCCTGGTGATGTGAAACCCGCTCTATCGAAGGCACTGAATAAGATTCTACAA CCTGTACGAGATCACTTTGCTAGTGATAGCAATGCCAAAGAATTGCTAAAGAAGGTGAAG ACATTTTCACGAACTACTTCAACAAAAgtggacaaaaagaaaacaaaGGAGCAGCAGACCCCAGCTGATAACAAAAAACCTCTTGCTGTCAACGACACTCCTCAGTCGAGCTCTGA GGTGGCACTGGAGGAGAGGTTTCAGATAATAAGGACTGTTGGGGAAGAGTGCATTCAGGAAGATGAGCTTAGGAATCTTCTTGCCCACAAAGATGAACCAATCTGCTATGATGGGTTTGAACCATCTGGTCGTATGCATATTGCTCAG GGGGTAATGAAGACAATAAATGTTAACAGACTAACATCTGCTGGTTGTAAAGTAAGAGTGTGGATTGCAGATTGGTTTGCCTTCTTAAATAACAAAATGGGAGGTGATTTAGAGAAAATAGAAGTTGTTGGGAATTACTTTATTGAAATATGGAAAGCTTCTGGCATGGATCTCAGTAGGGGCAAAGTGGAGTTGTTATGGTCCTCTGAAGAAATCAACTCACGTTCTCGTGAGTACTGGCCTATTGTGATGGATATTGCTCGAAAAAACAAATTGCCAAGGCTAACAAG GTGTTGTCAAATTATGGGTCGAACTGAGCAGGACGAATTATCTGGAGCACAGATCCTGTACCCATGCATGCAGTGTGCAGATATATTTTTCCTAAAG GCGGATATTTGCCAACTTGGTATGGACCAACGAAAGGTTAACGTTTTAGCTAGGGAGTATTGTGATGACATCAAAAGAAAGAATAAGCCCATTATATTGTCACACC ACATGCTTCCAGGCTTGCAACAGGGGCAAGCAAAGATGTCAAAATCTGATGCATCATCTGCAATTTTTATGGAGGATGAGGCG GATGTAGTGAATCATAAAATTGAGATGGCGTATTGCCCTCCAAAGGTAGTTGATGGGAACCCGTGTCTGGAGTACTTGAAGTACATTGTATTCCCAAAGTTGAAAGAATTTACTGTTGTCAGTAGCGCTGAAGATGGTAGAGCTAA GACTTATCAAACCTATGAAGACTTCGTGGTCGACTATGAGGCAGAAGCTCTAAGGCCTGATGATGTGAAACCCGCCTTATCAAAAGCGCTGAATAtaattttgcag CCTGTTCGAGACCACTTTAGCAGCGGTGCCCCCAGAGACCTTCTAGAGAGGGTCAAG TCCTACAGGGTCACTAGATGA